One part of the Magallana gigas chromosome 5, xbMagGiga1.1, whole genome shotgun sequence genome encodes these proteins:
- the LOC105338575 gene encoding uncharacterized protein codes for MKFVIILFVFCIALEISSCRPSRDEEELEQLLRRVFKKDKPKGKKNPLEEDLDPESSFENDAERQTVDTKKGKFKPKNMHPKKKKVLLSQSLDNHPKKASIGMPPPGSGKGKDLSKRNFQYNGSLWPNGIVPYMIDTSSYTTTDQTKVQNLVQEAANIIQSHSCVTWKVRDSEQYYVRIQNGGGCSSYIGNVQFSNGYQPLTLSSGGCLYLDTVIHEMLHAMGGRHEQSRIDRPHYIEITWNNIINGYANNFDVADTKDDAPYDLSSVMQYGLGAFGASGDTMTMADPDLEYLITNGNKGLTIYDIAEINEAYQCTAGCSITCNNGGVVQKPGGSVCSCECPTGLKGSTCSQIDSSAGCGGVINLAAGQSSQINLQNYNTGLQCTWLVKGAAGTRIKATINSMDLPFSSLYNCYHWIEFRDNLIGQAGKEKCGNNGGSQFVKSIEGNPSAMMIRFDSQKHSSRTPGAGFSLTVEAYTSGCIDYPCKNGGTCAETANGGYVCTCTNGWSGSTCEHIAADAVNSCSLSDDLFSCAFKQDTAVSDFKWKITAEYNGNYGLDPALVLRPLMSGRYYYNWQSFLVTTADFEPNDRCLSFKYIFPTNDLTASWPSAVYVYTEGDGLNRIKVAELTTESATDVWQTKEVQINSVNNLKLTIEGVIGRQKVALDEIMIKPGSCGTVLPCVDSNPCQNGGTCVPVGTTATCVCNTCMYTGTFCETAVGHVCTFESSSCFLVDSANDNFDWTRQQDGTPSSYTGPVGAYEGQYYLYTEGSYPRVQGDKAILESNLVFEAKTYCLKMQYHMRDERPTSMGSLYVKTKQGANPAVTRFQKSGNQGSDWKSLQLNLSLDSQTKIIIESVRGASWASDIAIDDVRLSGCPC; via the exons ATGAAGTTTGTGattatattatttgttttctgCATTGCTTTAGAAATAAGTTCGTGCAGGCCCAGTCGGGATGAAGAAG agcTTGAGCAACTCCTGAGACGAGTTTTCAAAAAGGATAAGCCAAAGGGCAAGAAAAACCCATTAGAGGAG GATTTAGATCCCGAATCTTCGTTTGAAAATGACGCTGAAAGACAGACAGTCGACACAAAAAAGGGGAAGTTTAAG CCCAAAAACATGCATCCCAAGAAGAAGAAAGTTTTACTGAGTCAGAGTCTGGATAACCATCCGAAAAAAGCTAGCATAGGAATG CCTCCACCAGGATCAGGAAAAGGTAAAGATCTCTCCAAGAgaaattttcaatacaatgGATCGTTGTGGCCCAATGGAATTGTTCCTTACATGATTGATACCAGCTCGTACA CCACCACTGATCAAACTAAGGTTCAGAACTTGGTACAAGAGGCAGCTAACATCATCCAGAGTCACTCTTGTGTGACGTGGAAGGTTCGAGACAGTGAACAGTACTACGTTCGTATTCAGAACGGAGGCGG ATGCAGCTCGTACATTGGGAATGTCCAGTTCTCTAACGGTTATCAACCATTAACTTTAAGTAGTGGGGGATGTCTCTAT TTGGACACAGTGATCCACGAAATGCTTCACGCTATGGGGGGTAGGCACGAGCAGAGTCGAATAGATAGGCCACATTACATAGAAATCACGTGGAACAACATCATAAACGGATATGCAAACAATTTTGATGTAGCTGATACAAAGGATGATGCCCCATACGACCTGTCGTCCGTCATGCAGTACGGTTTGGGG GCTTTTGGCGCTAGTGGAGATACAATGACAATGGCTGATCCCGATTTGGAATACTTGATTACTAATGGCAATAAAGGGTTAACTATATACGACATTGCAGAAATCAACGAAGCATATCAATGCACAG CTGGTTGCAGCATTACTTGTAACAATGGCGGAGTAGTCCAGAAGCCCGGTGGTTCTGTCTGTAGTTGTGAATGTCCAACTGGTCTTAAAGGATCGACCTGCTCCCAGATCGACTCCAGCGCTG GTTGTGGAGGAGTGATTAACCTCGCTGCGGGTCAAAGTTCACAAATAAACCTTCAGAATTATAATACTGGACTCCAGTGTACATGGTTGGTAAAG GGAGCGGCCGGAACCCGAATTAAAGCAACAATAAACAGCATGGACCTACCGTTCAGCTCTCTGTACAACTGTTATCATTGGATAGAATTCAGAGACAATCTGATTGGACAAGCAGGAAAGGA AAAGTGCGGAAATAATGGAGGGTCACAGTTTGTTAAAAGCATCGAAGGAAATCCGAGCGCAATGATGATCAGATTCGACAGCCAAAAACACAGCAGCAGGACCCCCGGGGCAGGATTCTCACTCACAGTGGAGGCCTATACCTCAG GGTGTATTGACTACCCATGTAAAAATGGAGGCACGTGCGCAGAAACTGCAAACGGTGGATATGTATGCACGTGTACCAACGGCTGGTCTGGCTCAACATGTGAACACATAGCAG CTGATGCAGTCAATAGCTGCTCACTAAGTGATGATCTGTTTTCATGCGCATTCAAACAGGATACAGCAGTGTCCGATTTTAAATGGAAAATAACTGCC GAATATAATGGAAACTATGGTCTAGACCCAGCATTGGTGTTAAGACCATTGATGTCCGGACGCTATTACTATAACTGGCAGTCGTTTTTAGTTACGACAGCTGATTTTGAAC CAAATGACAGGTGCCTTAGTTTCAAGTATATTTTCCCCACGAACGACCTAACGGCATCATGGCCGTCAGCGGTCTATGTGTACACCGAAGGCGATGGGCTAAACAGGATAAAAGTCGCAGAACTGACCACAGAGAGTGCCACAGATGTATGGCAAACTAAGGAAGTCCAAATCAACTCCGTGAATAATCTGAAG TTGACAATTGAGGGTGTCATCGGTAGACAGAAGGTTGCTCTTGATGAGATCATGATCAAACCAGGCAGTTGTG GAACTGTGTTACCATGCGTTGACTCAAATCCATGTCAAAATGGCGGCACCTGTGTGCCAGTAGGAACTACCGCCACGTGTGTATGCAACACCTGCATGTATACAGGAACGTTCTGTGAAACAG CTGTAGGCCATGTCTGCACGTTTGAGAGTTCGAGCTGCTTTCTGGTGGACTCCGCCAATGATAATTTCGATTGGACAAGACAGCAg GATGGTACACCATCTAGTTACACTGGGCCTGTCGGTGCCTATGAGGGACAATACTATCTATACACAGAAGGATCCTATCCCAGAGTACAAGGGGACAAAGCTATCCTGGAGAGCAACCTAGTTTTtgaag CTAAAACCTACTGCTTGAAAATGCAATATCACATGCGAGACGAACGGCCTACCAGCATGGGGTCACTGTACGTCAAAACAAAGCAAGGAGCCAACCCTGCTGTTACCAGATTCCAAAAGTCCGGAAACCAAGGATCTGATTGGAAAAGCCTGCAACTCAATCTGAGCTTAGATTCGCAAACAAAA attATCATAGAGAGTGTTCGGGGAGCGAGCTGGGCCAGTGATATCGCCATTGATGACGTCAGATTGAGTGGTTGTCCTTGTTAA